AAAAAATTTCCAGCACTTCTCTGATTTCTCTGATTCTGCTTGATCTGTGTGTTGACAACTTTTGTTGTTTGCAGACAACGCTGGGACGAACAAGGCGGCGTCCAGTGGCACATCCCTCAACACCAAGCGGCTCGACGACGATACTGAGAATCTTACCCGTGAGCAATCATTATCCCCGACCATCTTATGCATTAACAAATTATCGTGATGCTTATTTTCTAATCCGTTCGGGGACTATCACCTTGGATGtatgataaattaattaggaTCTAGGTTCGGTTGTCTCATAGTACTTTGCTTGCTATTGTAATCTCAGTGGTGTAGAGATGGAAGTCTTGACTTGATACTAAAATTTTCCCACTTTATTAGCGATGCTGATATTCATTTGTTTGCTAGAAAAAAATGTTATCGGGGAAGTATTGTATACCATTGTGCATATAGTTTTATCATGTTTCTAGCAATTGCATAGTTATGCCAAAGCATAGAACACAGGTAAAGTTGTTTTTTGTTGGTCAGGGTTTTGATTAAAGGAATGTTTCCCCGCATTATAGTATATGTACATTGAAATTCTTGTAACCTTGCTGTTGTTAAGGGTGCAAGAATATCACTGTATTTTCGGATGAGAACATTTTTTTTGCTTGTTGCATTGACCTGTGCAAATATATGTCTTTCAACTGATGTCCCACGGTCAATATCTGGTACACACTTATCAATTATGCTTTTTTTTAAATTGTTCGGTGCCTACTAAGTAGCTGTTTATTCAAGCTGTTCAAGGTTTCAGTAACAATATTTTTATCGCGTGAGCATCTTGCATGAGTGATAATCTGCTTACAATAGTAACTCTATTGGCTTGTCAGGGCATGTGGTACTTTTGTGATATGTAGACATGGGGTTAATGTGTATGAGCTGCAATGCCATAGTATCAATGTAATGCTGACATGCTTACAATTTTTTGTTGGTGGCGCCAATGGCTTGCTATGATATGTTAGTAGACATAATATTGTCAGCCTTAAAGTGCAATCTGTATAGTATGATTCTAGTGTAATGGAAATTTACAAAGTGTATCTAAAGCTTGGCACTTCTGCTCAGTGTGTCCTGATCTGAGTTTAGATTACATTGGTCCTTTGCCCATTAGTTCCTGACCTCTACTTTAGATTACATCATGTTTTGGTTCGCTTCAAACTAATACTTTTTCAAGTCTGAGTGCTACAATGCAAAGCTTTGGTCTTTGCTGCTGGGTGTAATACTTATTTGGTCAAGGAAATATGTGACTTCTTGCTGAGATCTGTTCGAAAATTGTGTTGTGAGCTTTTCTTTAGTCCAATGGCTATGGTAATGATGAAATGGGAGCAATGCaatgcaccttttttttttggtttgttgAGTCATGATTAGTTCCAAGGCTCTGGGATGCTCGCACTTTCATGTCAACTCTGTTAGTTCTGCAACAAGTTGTTTCAGCATTATTTCATGGACACACAGTGCCAGTTTCCCGTAGCAATTTTATCTGTATGAAAATAAATTATACAATAGTTAGTGTTTTGTTTTATCATTGGGGCATATTTGGTTCATATTTTCTGTGTAGATCTGTACAAAAGATCAACTTTTGGATCCATCACTTCCCTCATTTCATTTCACATCTTAAATGAAGATGAATTAGATATCGAGGAATCACTACAGGATGTCACTGTTGTTTCCATACCGACCTAGTATGGACGGCTATCAATTCGAGTAGTTCAGCACTGGAATGGAATATAAACTTGTTGCATCTATTCGAATACCATGCGctagttcaaacttcaaagtaaACATGATCCGAGTCCCCCACAGAAGATTGCACCATGCTTTACATGTATTTCATTTCATAACTAGCATTCTGATAATAACTGATGTCATCTCACTTTGTGCTAGATGAGCGTGTCCCAAGTGACCTGAAGAAAAACCTCATGCAAGCAAGGCTGGATAAGAAGCTGACTCAAGCACAGCTTGCTCAGGTAATACAAGTATTTACAAATATAGTTCCATTCTTTCCTGAGCAAATGGGGGTGTGGCCTTCTAATTAAATGGCATTTTATTTTACTACCACAGAGTGGCAACATGGTATCAAAGTGGTAGTTTTGCATAAAGTAGAATTTTCCAAAGAGATGAAAATATGCTCTTACAACTACTGACAATATGTCATGTGGGAACAGATGATTAATGAGAAGCCACAAGTGATCCAGGAGTATGAGTCGGGCAAGGCGATCCCTAACCAGCAGATTATTGGCAAGCTCGAGAGAGCCCTGGGAACAAAGCTGCGTGGTAAGAAATAACTTGCGAACTGGTGCACTGGAGCAGCATGAAGCTGAAGAAGACAAGGCTATCTGTCTGCTTATTATCTATGCTTGGTTTTCAAAGTCATGCAGACTATTTCTGTGTTGGTACATGAGTGAATAACAGTGTCGTGGGTGGACCTTGTAATGCTTTGCTGCTTTGATGTGTCATATGACCTAGTGCGTAAGAGTTGCGCTAAGCTGTGAACTGATAGCGTAACCTGCGTGATGCTGGTGCATGATGATGCTTTCTACTAGTGGTTGTTAATGATGTCTCAGCTGCTTGCCGGAGGTATATTTTGGGGTCTTCGCTGAAGCATTGATAGTATCCACGGTAATATTAAGCGTGAGAAGCTGTCATCCGGCGGTTATGCTGTAAGGATTTGACGGGTAGCCTGAATTGGGTTAAAACCGCGATTATGCTCTAAGGATTTTACACGGTAGTGATTTAGGTTCACACCCGGTGCTAGGCTATCTACAGTGATTTTTTAAAACAATGATGGTTGTGCTCAATCCTAGCAGTTAGTTTCCCAAACCACTTCAGCTGCTACAAATCCGCTGCCTCCCTGCGGCCTTTCGATCGGATGCAAAGGCAGCCACTGACATGCTGTGCCTCTGGTGGGCTCAAAGAAAAACAGCTGTTGGGCTTGCTTCCCTTCCCCGCCGACCCAGCGCAGCTAAACGGGCCTGCAAAGTTAGATGTAGCCCATCAATGTAAAGCACATGGGAATTTGAAAACCTAGCTTCCGGAAGCCCATTTGTTACGTGGCCTTTTAAGATTCGTGTTAACAATTTTGTCCAGGACCTTGCTGCTGCTACCGCCGGCTGCACGCCCCCGCCGTGCGTGGAGCGCGCTGCTGCTGTCGCCGCTAGCGCCACGCCGTTggcgctgccgctgtcgatgccGTGCACGCCGTCGTTACTGCtgcttccgctgccgccgccgtgcgcaccGCCACCAGTGATGCGCCGTTGACGAAGAAGCTgctagaagttttttttttgtcgaaATGTCGAATTaggtttaaaaaatattttttttgaaatgttgaattaggtTTAAAAACTGTTGAATCTaatttttgaaaatgttgaaatagatgGTAGTAAATGTTAATGTGGTATTTTTCTACAAATGTTGATATATTAGAGGGATATAGGTACCCCACGGGTctccaccgactaggatactggccggtcctgATAAGTGGACCCGCCCGACCAGGGCGTGTGGGTCAAGGACGTCAAGATACTTGTAGTACAAGTCAAGGAGCGGCTCAGATATTGTGGATACGTATTGTAGTCCGACACAGATCACcctccatgtaacaaccgagtaGATAGATTTAAACCGACTATAACCCTAGGTTGCCAGCCTATATAATGCGGCCAAGGGTGCCACCCGTGGGCAACTCAGAACCCAACACATCAACTCtcgagcaatacaaaccaccaacatacaggacgtagggtattactcttcggaggtctgaacctgtctaaaattcTCGTGTCCCTCGTGTTCTTGCGATCACTTTTGAGTTCTTAGTTTCGCAATCCCctctacctacaaatcaaccacttgggtaaccccctagtggactgccggGATACTAAATCCGATAATTGGCGCGCTAGGTATGGGTTATTGTAAGATCCaccccagcgagctcgatggcatcccgccccaGCGTCGTCTTCCTCGAGAGCATGAAGGGCTTCCTCGCCAAACCGATCTAGCTCCACTTCGGGAGCATGATGGTGGGCTTTGACTCCACTACCTCCTCCATCGACTCGGCGTCCGCCGCTAGCTCAGCATCCGTCGGATCTGCTTCGACGGAGCAAAACCTCCACTcgaggatcatcacgccgcttgcccagTAGGTCAGcgatctctctttctctctctctaagaGGATTCCGAAAATCCTAGCTGTGACCCGCCCACCCACGCGTTCCGAcctgatcgcggggctagatcacatcagcaacactattgctgagtgcatagatctCTCTGAGGTGGCGCTACACTGAACCAGGTCGGCGTAGGGTCCTTCCCTCGCCCCCTTTGGTCTGAGGAACTCGGCTACTGCGATTTTCGTGAAACACGCACAGTCCCTTCAGATCCAATCTTGGCATCAGCAACACCCACGTCCTCCGAGTTGATCGCAGGGCTAAATCACATCAGCAATACTATTGCTTAGTGTATAGATCTCTCTGGGGTCGCCACAAagtcaccaagtggattgaggtcaaggctgtcaccagcatCGAGTTGGCTAAAGCCACTCAGTTCGTGGAGGAAATCACACACCGCTTTGGAGTGTGaaataggatcatcaccgacATTGGCAAGCAGTTCACAGGCTCCGAGTTCTGGGACTTTTGCCAGGACAACCTTAttgatgtgtactactcctcagtagcaCACCCACGCTGCAACGGACACGTCGAACATGTGAACGGATGGTCTTCCAGTCCCTCAAGTCGTGCATTTTTGATGACGCGTCTaagtacgccaccaagtggctacgcgAGCTACCCCATATCATCTGGGGCCTACGAACTCAGAATAGCCGGGCTACCGGCTATACCCTTTTCTTCATGGTGTATGGCTCAGAGGCCATCCTGCCATTCGACGTGGCCTTCGGCGCCCCACGCATCTAGTACTATGAGGAAGGCAAGGCAGAAACAAGTTGGCAGGTTGATGTCGATAGCCTTGAGGAGCATCGAGTGGTGGCTCTCATCTAGCATGCACGCTATGAGTAGCAGGTACGATGCTACCATGATTGGAATGTCAGGGAACGCTCCTTCAACGTTGACGGTTTGATGCTTCGCCGGATCCAGTCCACTAAGGACATGCACATGCTGGCCGCCCCTTGGGAGGGACCTTTCATTGTTAAAGAGgtcatccagccaggcacctAGCGACTCCAATGGGCGGACGGCTCAGGCGTCCCTAAcccgtggaacatcgagcacctacgACGCTTCTATTCTTAGGATTTAAAAGCTATGTAGTCTATTTTCCCCTTTTTTattgaatgaataaaacctctgaggttctttgcgtacctactgccttactgtTCCTTTGCCCAAGCTATTTCTGATGCTTGGGGGCTGTCCGACCTGTTCGACAGACCACTCgctctcaagctcgggggcttcccccagGTGCCAACGTCCGGGTCTTGCATCCTTCTCCACCCCCTCTCGaggcaatacgactaactcgtgtggttgGCGTTCTAGCtcgcgaaacctagacaaccttgcgttcacccctccCACAAGCttgagatccgctctcagctagacgctggtcaggcaaggctaggcgcttatTAGCTACAAGCCTCAACTACACGTTGTCctatcgtatacaccaaggaagGGATGGAGATCCTTTCTCCTTGCATACGCAAGTCAATTACATCACATGTTTTATCATACAGATTGATACACCACAAAATTTTATCTTACAGTTTTAGATCGTTGACAATGTTTTCCGCTACATCATAATACTGGTCGGCCAGTTCTGGAAGCGCCTCTGCATCGAAGTTGGCTGCAACCCCTCCTCCAGCACGTTCCAAGGGGACCCGCGGGAAGTGTGTCTTCAGCACCACCAAGACATTTTTGACACACTTCTCCGCggtgtccttcagcagctcctcagccaACCAGGTGCGACCTTGAGGTGATCGAATAGCAGCGTTGGCGTGGTTGGGTCGATCTctggttggaccatgtccatcacatagccagCCGTCTTAGGAAGATCctctagctccacctccaaccctgcaaTTACTAGTTGGTCATGCTGAAGACTACATATTGCAGCCTCTAAGCAGCGCTCAGTATCTTTGCGTTCATTGGCTTCATAAGTTAGCTTCTGCGATACGGCATACTCATGATGAACCGCCACATCATGTTCTTGCTAAAGGTGCGCATTTGAGTCCTCCCACTCTTTGAGGTGCCActtgagcctttgctccctGAACTCAGCATCTGCTCATTCAAATAAGTATATATCAGCACCAAGATTACAAGAACAAAACCGAGTTAACAGGTTGGGGCCGGGCAATGGTTAGGGGAGAAGAGCTGGGTGGAGGCTCACTAGCCAGCGATGCTGGTTGGTGAGCGGCGATGCGGAGCGTGTAGAGATCTTCAGGCCATTGGCCTAGCAGGATTTTGAGCATGGAAGAGCGTCTTTGCCTTACGCGCACATAGGCCAGCGGAGGGAGCCCGACTCGTCTTGTCTCACCGGCAGTTGGGCGGAGCGTGGGAGCCGGTAGGCGGAGTCGGTGTGGCATGCTCCGGTGGGGTGTGGCGGCGTGCGTATTGGCGAGCGGGGATGGTGTGCAGGGGGTGGATTTGTGCTCGGCGCGTGAGTGGGCAGCTTGGGGCTCCGTCGGGTCTTGTCAATGCTGGCGGTTGGGCAAGGCATGGACACCGATGTGGCGGCGCCATGCGGTGCTCTACGAGATTGCCCGATCTGGGTGCACATGCAGTGCAAGGGGGCTAGGTTTGAGGTATTTTTGCGCGAAATTTTCAATTCAAATTTTGCCAACTCCAAATATAAAACTTTCATTTTAAACTATACTGTACAAATCCTAGAAAGATATTAGGTACAAATTTGTGCTAATTTGGAAGTTATTTGATGCCAAAATTCTTGGGAACGCCGGCTTTGAGGACTTAGTAGTTCTTTCGATTTCAGGCAGATTTTGGGTATTTAGCCGACTTTGGATCCAGTTTTGAAATGGTTTGGCTCTGATTTGGACCAAGATCACAAGGTAAAAGTTGTAGTATACATTTAATAATCAAACTTTTGTAAAAGGTTCAGCTCAAGTTCAGTTTTGAATTTGGGAGAAATTTACATGCCAAGTGGAAGACTTTCCCTGTTTTAGACTTAGAGCTGAGGGGCTGAATTTGAATTTGGTGCTAACTTTAGCCTAGAGtttgaacaggttctatggtgAATTAGTTCAATATCTAATTGACAAACTTGTTCTTCAAAGTAc
The genomic region above belongs to Setaria italica strain Yugu1 chromosome VI, Setaria_italica_v2.0, whole genome shotgun sequence and contains:
- the LOC101776661 gene encoding multiprotein-bridging factor 1a → MAGIGPIRQDWEPVVVRKKAPNAAAKKDEKAVNAARRSGAEIETMKKYNAGTNKAASSGTSLNTKRLDDDTENLTHERVPSDLKKNLMQARLDKKLTQAQLAQMINEKPQVIQEYESGKAIPNQQIIGKLERALGTKLRGKK